The Candidatus Deferrimicrobiaceae bacterium sequence GATAGGCGCGCGCGCCCCCGGAAAGCGTCACCGGATCGGCGCCGAGAAAGGCGGAACGGGTTCCCTCGGGGAGAGGGGGGTCCGATGGCAGGGCGACAAGACCGAACTTCACGCTGATCGACCCTACGTCGATGCCGATGTGCACTGCGTTCCTCCTGGGGGAGAGCTTTGGGGATTGCCGGTAACACCGTTTCCTATTCAAAGGCCATGCCTTCCCCAGGTTATCCAGGAAAGACAACCGGATACGCCTCCTCCTCCGGGGACGTCCCCCCCGGAGGGAGATCCGATCGGATAGACCGGCTATCTTTTCGGATACCGTGGATTTGGCGGAGAACCCGAGGTATAGTAATTTACCAGCAATCAGGAGAGGGCGGGATGTTCGGAATCGGCTTCCAGGAGATGCTCATCATTCTTGTCGTGGTCCTGATCTTCTTCGGGCCGAAGCGTCTCCCGGACCTCGCCAAGAGCCTCGGGAAGGGGATCGCCGAATTCAAGAAGGCGTCCGAAGAGGTGCGAAAGGGGATCGACGAAGCCGTCCGGGAAGCGGAATCCGAAGAAAAGGACCAGGAACCCCCTGCCTCCCCCGCCGGCGACGCGCAGCGCTCCGAGGTTCCCCCGTCCGCGGCAGGAGATCCCGCTTCCTCCCCCACCCCCCCCCAGGAATGAGGGGGCAAGGCATCTCCCTCTAGATGAACCCGGAACCGGAAACGAACTCCGAGGTCCGCCTGCCCCTCACCGAGCACCTGGAAGAACTGCGTAAGCGCCTGATGTGGTCCCTGGCCGCGATGGGGGTGGGAACCGTCCTGTGCTACTCCCGCGCGGAATGGATCTACCGGACGCTTCTCACACCCCTCACCGATCGGCTCCCCGGAGGTTCCCGGCTCATCTTCACCGAACTCACCGAGGCGTTCCTCACCTACTTCAAGCTGGCCCTGTGGGGAGGATTTCTCCTGGCAAGCCCCTTCATCTTCTACCAGACGTGGCGTTTCGTCAGCCCCGGACTCTACCGGAAAGAAAGAAAGATCCTCTTCGTCTTCTCCTTCTGGTCGACGGCGGCCCTGATTGCCGGGATGGCGTTCGGATACTTCGTCGCGGTCCCTTCGATCTTCACCTTCTTCCTCGCCTTCGGGGGAACGACCATCGTTCCGATGCCGTCGATGAGGGAGTCCCTCTCTCTGATTCTGCGGATCCTTTTCCTCTTCGGGGTGATGTTCGAGATACCGCTGGTCCTGTTTCTTGCGGGGCGGGCGGGAATCCTCTCCCCGAACCTCCTGCGCCGCGGGAGGAAGGTGGCGGTGGTCGGCGCCTTTCTCCTGGGGGCGGTTCTCACCCCCCCGGATGCCGTCTCCCAGATTCTCGTCGCCGTCCCGCTCTATGTCCTCTACGAGGCGGGCATCTTCCTGTGCGCCCTCGGAGCAAGGCGGAGGGAGAAGTGAAAATCCGGGTTGAGAGGTCTCTGCAAATCCATTATAGTCGGGTTGGGATGATGCTTGAAAAGGACGGAGAGGAAGAAAAATGATCATCGAGTGCCAGGCATGCCGCGCCCGCTTCCAACTGGACGAATCCCGGATCAAGGGCAAGGGCGCGCGCATCCGCTGCCGGAAGTGCGGCGAGTCCATCATCGTCATGAAAAGCGACATCCCTCCGACCCCGCCCTCCCCTCCCGCAGCGAAGGACCTCTTCGACCTTCGTGCGATCTTGGACGCACCGGAACAGAAGGCGGCCAGGTCGTCCCGCGACGAGGTCGATGCCGCGTTCGACAAGATCTTTTCCGCGGAACCGGAGACCGGACCGGTCGCCTCCCGGGAAGAAAAAGCACCGGCGCCCCCCGAGGAAAAGGCACAGGATGAATTCGCGCGAAAACCCGAGGAACCGCGGGGAACACCCGCCCATCTTTCCCGTGAGGAGGTCGACACCGCCTTCGACGAACTTCTCCGGGAGGACCGGGAACCGGAAACGATCTCCCCGAAACCCCCGGAATCCGCCCTTCCGCGCGACGAGTTCGACGCCGCGCTTGAAAGCCCCCTGTTTGCCGAGGCGGATCTCGAACCGCCCCGTCCTCCCGAGACGGAGGAGCCGGCACCCGATCGCGGGTTCCCGGACGCTCCCTTCCCCCGGGAGCCCGAAAAGGAGGAGGAACTCCTCTTCCCGGAGAAGTCCGAGGAAATCGGTCCGCCGGATCGGTCGATCGAGGAGTTGTTCCGCCCCCCGCAGCCGGCGAAGGAAGGATCGGAACCGGCCCGGGAACCGTTGACGCCCCTTGAACTCGACGAGAGCACCTCGGAATATCTGCGGACGAATGGGGTCACCGCGGAACCGGCCACGCCACTCGACATCTCGGAACAGCTCGGCGAAGCGCCTCTCTGGTCCACCGGGGAGGAGATGCCATCGGCTGACCTGGCGCCGGAGCCGCTCCCACGCTTCGAAGAGGCCCCCTCTCCCCGCGTGGAGACGATCCAGGAGGAACTGGCCGACCTGGCCGAAAAACGCCGCCTGCAGGAGGAGGCCCGCATACTGGCCCCCCCACCGCCCGCCCCGCCGCCGCAGATCCCCCCACTGAAGACCCCTTCGCTGAAGCTTCCGGAGGTCGAAAGACCATCGGCCTCGGCGCGACGCCGGCCCACCGCTCCCTCCAAACGCCCCTCGATCACGCTTCTGGTGCTCCTGCTCATCACCCTGGCGGGGGGAGGGGCGTACCTCGCGATCCTGGACCCGGAGCTAGAGTCCCTTCACTCCATCTTCTCCGCCGTGGAGTACTTCCGGTCTGGCGGGAATAAGTCCGTTCAGGCCTACAAGGTGGAAAACCTGGCCGGGTTCTACGAGACGGACGGCAAGGCCGGGAAGCGGTTCGTCGTCAAGGGGATGATCACCTCCCAGGGGCCGGAG is a genomic window containing:
- the tatB gene encoding Sec-independent protein translocase protein TatB: MFGIGFQEMLIILVVVLIFFGPKRLPDLAKSLGKGIAEFKKASEEVRKGIDEAVREAESEEKDQEPPASPAGDAQRSEVPPSAAGDPASSPTPPQE
- the tatC gene encoding twin-arginine translocase subunit TatC translates to MNPEPETNSEVRLPLTEHLEELRKRLMWSLAAMGVGTVLCYSRAEWIYRTLLTPLTDRLPGGSRLIFTELTEAFLTYFKLALWGGFLLASPFIFYQTWRFVSPGLYRKERKILFVFSFWSTAALIAGMAFGYFVAVPSIFTFFLAFGGTTIVPMPSMRESLSLILRILFLFGVMFEIPLVLFLAGRAGILSPNLLRRGRKVAVVGAFLLGAVLTPPDAVSQILVAVPLYVLYEAGIFLCALGARRREK
- a CDS encoding DUF3426 domain-containing protein, producing the protein MIIECQACRARFQLDESRIKGKGARIRCRKCGESIIVMKSDIPPTPPSPPAAKDLFDLRAILDAPEQKAARSSRDEVDAAFDKIFSAEPETGPVASREEKAPAPPEEKAQDEFARKPEEPRGTPAHLSREEVDTAFDELLREDREPETISPKPPESALPRDEFDAALESPLFAEADLEPPRPPETEEPAPDRGFPDAPFPREPEKEEELLFPEKSEEIGPPDRSIEELFRPPQPAKEGSEPAREPLTPLELDESTSEYLRTNGVTAEPATPLDISEQLGEAPLWSTGEEMPSADLAPEPLPRFEEAPSPRVETIQEELADLAEKRRLQEEARILAPPPPAPPPQIPPLKTPSLKLPEVERPSASARRRPTAPSKRPSITLLVLLLITLAGGGAYLAILDPELESLHSIFSAVEYFRSGGNKSVQAYKVENLAGFYETDGKAGKRFVVKGMITSQGPEKTSGIRVRAELLDKSNQTIAEKTAYAGNIIPALNSADREQIETAMANRFGDKLSNVDIPPGQSVPFMVVFFDPPEGIEEYRVEALKEE